The DNA region TCGCATAGGTGTTCAGCACGTAGACCCCGTACTCACCCACCTCGGCATCGGCGAACTCATTCCCCGCGCCGACCGCCGCAACGGCCGCATCGTAAAAGGCGTTGGCCGCGCCGCCCTCACCCTCCAGGTACCAGATCGCGTGCTGGAGAGCCAGGGCGGCCGCCTCGCGGGCGCCGCCGACCGTGTAGTCGTAGCCCGCGAGCGTCCCTGCGGCGAACTGACTGTAGAGCCACGCGGTGCCCTTGGAGATCGGGTCGGGGTTGCCACCGCTCACACCGCCTTCGACAGCGGCGCTGTTGACCTTGAAGTATGTCGGGTCGCCGCCGGTGAACTCGTTGAACTCGATGCAGAACGTCTGGAAGCCGGGAGCCGTCACGGGGTCGCCAGCTGGATCCTGGTCGCGGGTCTGCGCACCGTAGCCTGCGTTGCTCAGGCTGCTGCCGAACCCGTACACGGTGAACTCACCGCCGTTGCCCGAGTAGTACCCGGCCAGCCTGGTCTGGTTGAACTGCCCGGTATCTCCAATGGGTCCGGCCCACGCGCTCGTGGCCGACAGCGCGATGGCCGCAGCCATCATTTTCATCACGTTCCGGAACATCCTGCCGTTCATCATCCTGCCTCGCGCTCCTGGCGTCACATCCTTCAGGGACATGACGGAACTCCGATAGCCGTTCGGGAGGGGAACCTTGCTGGCCAACGCGTCTATGCGGTTATCGAGCCAAGCCGGGTTCGTCGAGGCAAGCCATTGATCTGGAAGAGGTTGGAGGGTCGGTTTCGTTGCGGGGCCCAGACAACAGTGTGGCGCGGGCGCGACGTGGCGGAGGAGTCGTAAAGTCTGCCGACGGCGGCCAACGAAAAGGGGCAGCATCGCTGCTGCCCCTCGTTTTTTCGCGGTACGGGGGGCCTACTTGCCCATGAAGTACCTGAGGGCCCCGAGACCTGCCACGGCACCGCCGAGCAGCGCCATGGTCGCGCCGCCATCAGGAACGGACTCGACAACCGCCAGGACCGGCGGGACGGTCATGGCCGACGCAGACGTGGCGACCAGCAGTGCGGCCGCAGTGAACAAGACCTTCTTCATCGATGTCTCCTCGAGGGGGTGTAAAGAACTCGGCGATGGCGAGGTGCAGCTTCCAGGCCAATTCTGCCGAGTTGCAGTCTTCTCAGTGAAACTTGACCGATCTTGAGAGCGTGCGCTCGTGACACCCGCTGTCGGGGGCTTTCTGCGCGCGCCCCGCACGTAAGGATTTCCGACTTGCGCGCCGAGTCGGTTGCCGATGGGGGCACGTCGGCGGAGTTTACGATCGCCCTCCGGGCTGCCAAGAAGCGCCCGAGACTAGAATTATGCAAGTCATTACGATGGAATCGTTTAGCAAGAATCATCGCCGTTCGCAAGCGGCCGGCACGAGCATTGCTCTACCGACGAGTCAAACGCGCGTCTCTATGGACGGGCCTCAGGGCCGCGGAATGTGAGGAACGAAGATGACCAAGAAAATGCTGTCAATGGCCTTTGCCGCGGCCGCCCTTATGGCGCTGCCGACCGCTGCGGGTGCAGTGACGATCGGGGCGAATCAGTTGCTCGGGATCGTCGAGCCGGGCACGCCCGCCGACGCCGACAACGAAGCTGTCATGATCAATGGGCTTCTCAACGGGTGGACCGACGGGTCGACCACCGTTGTCGGGTACAACGGTGGAGCTGCGTCTGGCACCGTGATGGGCAACAACCCCCTCGACGCCCAGAACGAGACGTACACCCTCAAGTACTCGGCCTCGACCGTGATTCCCGACGATCCGAACGCGCCCTCGGCAAGCACGCCGGGTTATCGCACCGTGACCAGCAACGCCACGTTCAATCTTGGCAACTTCACCTACAAGTGGGTTGTCGCCA from Luteitalea sp. TBR-22 includes:
- a CDS encoding VPDSG-CTERM sorting domain-containing protein, which gives rise to MSLKDVTPGARGRMMNGRMFRNVMKMMAAAIALSATSAWAGPIGDTGQFNQTRLAGYYSGNGGEFTVYGFGSSLSNAGYGAQTRDQDPAGDPVTAPGFQTFCIEFNEFTGGDPTYFKVNSAAVEGGVSGGNPDPISKGTAWLYSQFAAGTLAGYDYTVGGAREAAALALQHAIWYLEGEGGAANAFYDAAVAAVGAGNEFADAEVGEYGVYVLNTYATADHDIAGKRQDFLYRVPDGGTTVALFGAVLAGLGALKRTYRI
- a CDS encoding VPDSG-CTERM sorting domain-containing protein, with protein sequence MKKVLFTAAALLVATSASAMTVPPVLAVVESVPDGGATMALLGGAVAGLGALRYFMGK
- a CDS encoding VPDSG-CTERM sorting domain-containing protein: MTKKMLSMAFAAAALMALPTAAGAVTIGANQLLGIVEPGTPADADNEAVMINGLLNGWTDGSTTVVGYNGGAASGTVMGNNPLDAQNETYTLKYSASTVIPDDPNAPSASTPGYRTVTSNATFNLGNFTYKWVVAKWGPDSAVYYIGNLAANTEVTLSLGGTGWTSQGHGLSHYTLFNRTPGSTNGGGNGGGDRVPDGGTTSMLLGSALVGVAALRRRLSL